The Saccharopolyspora gloriosae genome window below encodes:
- a CDS encoding TetR/AcrR family transcriptional regulator codes for MSRGYHHGELRAALVRAARELIAERGVAEFSVAEVARRCAVSSAAPYRHFADRNALLAAVALSVAHELHDEVTAATARHTDPARRLADAAAAYTGYLIRHGTGLPTVFAGPLRGDRFPELRTAGRELTDEYLSLCFAVSPSAERALLLLEQLLTQAHGYATFYLDGVLSMQGYDLDVVTAKSAEAALTTINGSRLS; via the coding sequence ATGTCACGCGGCTACCACCACGGCGAACTGCGCGCCGCGCTGGTGCGAGCGGCCCGCGAACTCATCGCCGAGCGCGGGGTCGCCGAGTTCTCCGTCGCGGAGGTCGCCCGCCGCTGCGCGGTGAGCTCGGCGGCGCCGTACCGGCACTTCGCCGACCGCAACGCGCTGCTGGCGGCCGTGGCGCTGTCGGTGGCGCACGAACTGCACGACGAGGTCACCGCCGCCACCGCGCGCCACACCGACCCGGCCCGGCGGCTGGCCGACGCGGCGGCGGCCTACACCGGGTACCTGATCCGCCACGGCACGGGGCTGCCCACCGTGTTCGCCGGACCGCTGCGCGGCGACCGCTTCCCCGAGCTGCGCACCGCGGGCCGCGAGCTCACCGACGAGTACCTGTCGCTGTGCTTCGCCGTGTCCCCGTCGGCCGAGCGGGCGCTGCTGCTGCTCGAACAACTGCTGACCCAGGCCCACGGCTACGCCACGTTCTACCTGGACGGAGTGCTGTCCATGCAGGGCTACGACCTCGACGTCGTCACCGCCAAGTCCGCCGAAGCCGCACTGACCACCATCAACGGCTCCCGGCTGAGCTGA
- a CDS encoding helix-turn-helix domain-containing protein: MSRNRTGSPRNRALGAELREIRERAGVTVRELAHRIGGHHSKYTRNEQAARSPSPEEVASIMTALGTSEAERDRLVEMAREHDGGGNWLKSGSAGSLGINHELTDLMEFERTATSITDVSPILIPGLLQTSDYARAIMGGMPSHEVDARVAMRIGRRDVLMRRNRSPEFHAFIEESALWKKLGGDDVMAEQLRHVMTMSEQPNVTVQVVPADLTSWNAALSGSFIYFEFPKAGPIVHVEHVSSSAFLAEAEDISAYRLAVDSVSRVAMTVEQSSKVIARRITELEGAP; this comes from the coding sequence ATGAGCCGCAACAGGACCGGATCACCGCGCAACCGCGCGCTGGGCGCCGAGCTGCGCGAAATCCGTGAGCGCGCAGGGGTGACGGTGCGAGAACTGGCGCACCGGATCGGCGGCCACCACTCGAAATACACGCGCAACGAACAGGCGGCCAGATCACCATCACCCGAAGAGGTGGCGTCGATCATGACCGCGCTCGGTACCTCCGAAGCCGAGCGGGACCGTCTCGTCGAGATGGCGCGGGAGCACGACGGCGGCGGCAACTGGCTGAAGTCGGGTTCGGCGGGCTCCCTCGGCATCAACCACGAGCTGACCGACCTGATGGAGTTCGAACGCACCGCGACGTCGATCACCGACGTCTCACCGATCCTGATCCCAGGACTTCTTCAGACGTCCGACTACGCCCGCGCCATCATGGGCGGAATGCCTTCGCACGAGGTGGACGCCCGTGTCGCGATGAGGATCGGACGACGCGATGTCTTGATGAGGCGAAACCGATCTCCCGAGTTCCACGCGTTCATCGAGGAATCGGCTTTGTGGAAGAAGCTGGGCGGCGATGACGTGATGGCCGAGCAGCTCCGCCACGTGATGACGATGTCCGAGCAGCCCAACGTGACGGTTCAGGTGGTCCCTGCGGACCTGACGTCGTGGAACGCGGCGCTCAGCGGATCGTTCATCTACTTCGAGTTCCCGAAGGCCGGGCCGATCGTTCACGTCGAACACGTCAGTTCGTCCGCTTTCCTCGCTGAGGCAGAAGACATATCCGCGTACCGGCTGGCTGTCGATAGCGTCTCGCGGGTGGCGATGACCGTCGAGCAGTCCTCCAAGGTCATCGCCCGGCGAATCACCGAATTGGAAGGAGCACCATGA
- a CDS encoding cytochrome P450 produces the protein MSSATDSSTDAPATPQLPLHMLRNGFDPVPDLAAVREGSGLAQVRTPFGADAWLVTRHADVRALLGDAQSFSNVWKRPDHGLSEQEAAEMRRGNLLAYDPPEHTRLRRMLTPEFTVRRMRRLQPRIEEIVEEHLDAMERAGAPRDLVADFALPVPSLVICELLGVPYEDRAEFQERTGKALDTSLPEEERLRLNVEQRAYMRELVERAQADPGEDMLGMLVREHGDDLETPDLTGIASLLLVAGHETTSNMLGLGTLALLRHPDQLALVRDEPERVAPAVEELMRWLSIVHSGAPRVTTTDVEIAGQVVPAGSIVVFALPAANRDPELVDDPEKLDVTRKQTNHIGFGHGVHHCVGAPLARMEMCTAFPALLRRFPNLRTATPDDEGEFRSYHFVYGLKRLDVAW, from the coding sequence ATGTCTTCAGCGACGGACAGCTCGACCGACGCACCCGCCACGCCGCAACTCCCGTTGCACATGCTGCGCAACGGTTTCGACCCCGTGCCCGACCTCGCCGCGGTGCGGGAGGGCAGCGGGCTCGCGCAGGTCCGGACCCCGTTCGGCGCGGACGCCTGGCTGGTGACCCGGCACGCCGACGTCCGAGCCCTGCTCGGCGACGCGCAGAGCTTCAGCAACGTCTGGAAGCGCCCCGACCACGGGCTCTCCGAGCAGGAGGCGGCGGAGATGCGCCGCGGCAACCTGCTCGCCTACGACCCGCCGGAGCACACGCGGTTGCGGCGGATGCTGACGCCGGAGTTCACGGTGCGGCGGATGCGGCGGTTGCAGCCCCGGATCGAGGAGATCGTCGAGGAGCACCTGGACGCGATGGAGCGCGCGGGCGCCCCGCGCGACCTGGTCGCGGACTTCGCGCTCCCGGTGCCGTCGCTGGTGATCTGCGAGCTGCTGGGCGTGCCCTACGAGGACAGGGCGGAGTTCCAGGAGCGCACCGGCAAGGCCCTGGACACCTCGCTGCCCGAGGAGGAGCGGCTGCGCCTCAACGTCGAGCAGCGCGCGTACATGCGCGAGCTCGTGGAGCGGGCGCAGGCGGATCCGGGCGAGGACATGCTGGGCATGCTGGTGCGCGAGCACGGCGACGACCTGGAAACCCCCGATCTCACGGGCATCGCGAGCCTGCTGCTGGTCGCCGGGCACGAGACGACTTCCAACATGCTCGGTCTCGGCACGCTCGCGCTGCTGCGGCACCCGGATCAGCTGGCGCTGGTGCGCGATGAGCCGGAACGCGTCGCTCCGGCGGTGGAGGAGCTGATGCGCTGGCTGAGCATCGTGCACTCCGGCGCCCCGAGGGTGACCACCACCGACGTGGAGATCGCGGGGCAGGTCGTGCCTGCGGGCTCCATCGTGGTGTTCGCGCTGCCCGCCGCCAACCGGGACCCCGAACTGGTGGACGACCCGGAGAAGCTCGACGTCACCCGCAAGCAGACCAACCACATCGGGTTCGGCCACGGCGTGCACCACTGCGTGGGTGCGCCGCTGGCGCGGATGGAGATGTGCACGGCGTTCCCCGCGCTGCTGCGCCGATTCCCGAACCTGCGCACCGCGACGCCGGACGACGAGGGCGAGTTCCGCTCGTACCACTTCGTCTACGGCCTCAAGCGGCTCGACGTGGCCTGGTAG
- a CDS encoding fatty acid desaturase, protein MNKTGWIHDGIPTILGNVEQAPPGRIPRHRFSGEIDSELAALRKLDNWHGPLALITDWAVVVLAALACEALRTWSGWAFWPVYLLVALPVIGTRQRALATLLHESAHGILAKHKRLNTFLGTYPSGYLIFQSYRAYRRSHVRDHHGSFGDPRRDPDLRAHISAGLYRPQRGAAFTWKFLIAPLFGKQTPAVLRELVVARLSGTKEEVLRGAAVIAYVAGICGLFAVFGMAEVFALYWLVPLLVVFPVVNWYIEMLEHFPLVGSADLDVRTTRHRALGRISRHFLGIHNEGYHLDHHLSPKIPYWNLPAAHRARLRDPVFARAIAEIAPVGKGISWQFRDMVHRVDAGQATTRLGRFTDLDSIDAAEPSSRT, encoded by the coding sequence GTGAACAAAACTGGGTGGATTCACGATGGAATTCCGACAATCCTGGGAAATGTCGAACAAGCACCTCCCGGGCGGATTCCGCGACATCGGTTCTCCGGGGAAATCGACTCGGAACTGGCCGCGCTGCGCAAACTCGACAACTGGCACGGTCCGCTCGCGCTGATCACCGACTGGGCGGTCGTGGTGCTCGCGGCACTGGCCTGCGAGGCGCTGCGGACGTGGAGCGGCTGGGCGTTCTGGCCGGTGTACCTGCTGGTGGCGCTGCCCGTCATCGGCACCCGGCAACGCGCCCTCGCGACCCTGCTGCACGAATCCGCGCACGGAATCCTCGCGAAGCACAAGCGCCTGAACACCTTCCTGGGCACCTACCCGTCCGGTTATCTGATCTTCCAGTCCTACCGGGCGTACCGCCGCAGCCACGTGCGCGACCACCACGGTTCCTTCGGCGATCCGCGGCGGGACCCGGACCTGCGCGCGCACATTTCCGCCGGCCTCTACCGGCCGCAGCGGGGCGCCGCGTTCACCTGGAAGTTCCTGATCGCCCCGTTGTTCGGCAAGCAGACCCCGGCGGTGCTCCGGGAACTGGTCGTGGCCCGGTTGTCCGGCACGAAGGAGGAAGTGCTGCGCGGCGCCGCCGTCATCGCGTACGTGGCGGGGATCTGCGGGCTGTTCGCGGTGTTCGGCATGGCCGAGGTGTTCGCGCTCTACTGGCTGGTGCCGCTGCTCGTGGTGTTCCCCGTCGTCAACTGGTACATCGAAATGCTGGAGCACTTCCCGCTCGTGGGCAGTGCCGACCTCGACGTGCGCACCACGCGGCACCGGGCGCTGGGCCGGATCTCCCGGCACTTCCTGGGAATCCACAACGAGGGCTACCACCTCGACCACCACCTGTCGCCGAAGATCCCGTACTGGAACCTGCCCGCGGCGCACCGAGCCCGCCTGCGGGACCCGGTGTTCGCGCGGGCGATCGCCGAGATCGCGCCGGTGGGCAAGGGGATCTCCTGGCAGTTCCGGGACATGGTCCACCGGGTCGACGCGGGTCAGGCGACCACCAGGCTCGGCAGGTTCACCGACCTCGACTCGATCGACGCGGCGGAGCCGAGCTCGCGGACCTGA
- a CDS encoding ion transporter: MSVRERVRNVVEAPAFHSFIVGVIVLNAITLGCETVPALMARHGTLLHAVDRLALLVFVTELAARLYVHRERFFRDPWNVFDAVIIGVALAPASGEFGVLRALRILRALRLISVVPSMRRVVSALLSALPGMASIAALLALILYVAAVLATTLFRATSPEYFGDLGDSLFTLFQVMTGEAWSEVAREVMSEQPLAWIFFVVYIAVTTFTVLNLFIAVAVSAMESQVGHERRLRDQDPDTVGELLVEVRELRAELHELRTERTTAAN, translated from the coding sequence ATGAGCGTGCGGGAGCGCGTCCGGAACGTCGTCGAAGCGCCCGCGTTCCACTCGTTCATCGTCGGCGTGATCGTGCTCAACGCGATCACCCTCGGCTGCGAGACGGTGCCCGCGCTGATGGCCCGGCACGGAACGCTGCTGCACGCGGTGGACCGGTTGGCGCTGCTGGTCTTCGTGACCGAGCTTGCCGCGCGGCTCTACGTGCACCGGGAGCGGTTCTTCCGCGACCCGTGGAACGTCTTCGACGCCGTGATCATCGGTGTCGCGCTGGCGCCCGCCTCCGGCGAGTTCGGGGTGCTGCGGGCGTTGCGCATCCTGCGGGCGCTGCGGTTGATCTCGGTGGTGCCGAGCATGCGCCGGGTCGTGTCGGCGCTGCTGTCGGCGCTGCCGGGCATGGCCTCCATCGCCGCGCTGCTGGCCCTCATCCTCTACGTCGCCGCCGTGCTGGCGACCACCCTGTTCCGCGCCACTTCCCCGGAGTACTTCGGGGATCTGGGCGATTCGCTGTTCACGCTGTTCCAGGTGATGACCGGCGAGGCCTGGTCGGAAGTGGCCCGCGAGGTGATGTCCGAGCAGCCGCTCGCGTGGATCTTCTTCGTCGTCTACATCGCGGTGACGACCTTCACCGTGCTCAACCTGTTCATCGCGGTGGCGGTGAGCGCGATGGAGAGCCAGGTCGGCCACGAACGCCGCCTGCGCGACCAGGACCCCGACACCGTCGGCGAGCTGCTGGTGGAGGTCCGCGAACTCCGCGCAGAACTGCACGAACTCCGCACCGAACGGACGACGGCCGCGAACTGA
- a CDS encoding NAD(P)-dependent alcohol dehydrogenase, with the protein MTTTAALAAPKAGAPLERTTIERRSLRPDDVLIDIAYAGICHSDLHQAAEEWGTAIFPMVPGHEIAGTVAAVGSEVTRYQVGDRVGVGCMVDSCGECGPCRAGTEQFCERGNVQTYNGVGFDGENTYGGYSKQVVVKDAFVCRIPDGIGLDVAAPLLCAGITTFSPLNQWHAGPGKKVAVVGLGGLGHMAVKIAVAMGAEVTVLSQSLKKQEDGLRLGATDYYATSDASTFDALKGRFDLIINTVSAQLPVDAYLGTLAAGGAMVNVGAPSEPLSYNAFSLIAGNKSLAGSMIGGIPETQRMLDFCAEHGIGAEVEVISASQVNEAYDRVRASDVRYRFVIDTATL; encoded by the coding sequence ATGACCACGACAGCAGCATTGGCCGCGCCGAAGGCCGGAGCTCCGCTGGAACGCACCACGATCGAGCGCCGGTCGTTGCGCCCGGACGACGTGCTGATCGACATCGCCTACGCGGGCATCTGCCACAGCGACCTGCACCAGGCCGCGGAGGAGTGGGGCACGGCGATCTTCCCGATGGTGCCGGGCCACGAGATCGCGGGCACCGTCGCCGCCGTCGGCTCCGAGGTCACCCGCTACCAGGTCGGCGACCGCGTGGGCGTCGGCTGCATGGTCGACTCCTGCGGCGAGTGCGGGCCGTGCCGGGCGGGCACCGAGCAGTTCTGCGAGCGCGGCAACGTGCAGACCTACAACGGCGTCGGCTTCGACGGCGAGAACACCTACGGCGGCTACAGCAAGCAGGTCGTCGTCAAGGACGCCTTCGTCTGCCGCATCCCGGACGGCATCGGCCTCGACGTCGCCGCTCCGCTGCTGTGCGCGGGCATCACGACGTTCTCGCCGCTGAACCAGTGGCACGCGGGCCCCGGCAAGAAGGTCGCCGTGGTCGGGCTCGGCGGGCTCGGGCACATGGCGGTCAAGATCGCGGTCGCGATGGGCGCGGAGGTGACCGTGCTCAGCCAGAGCCTCAAGAAGCAGGAGGACGGGCTGCGCCTGGGCGCCACCGACTACTACGCGACCTCCGACGCGTCGACGTTCGACGCGCTCAAGGGCCGCTTCGACCTGATCATCAACACCGTGTCGGCGCAGCTGCCGGTGGACGCCTACCTCGGCACCCTCGCCGCGGGCGGCGCGATGGTCAACGTGGGAGCCCCGTCGGAACCGTTGTCCTACAACGCGTTCTCGCTGATCGCGGGCAACAAGTCGCTGGCGGGTTCGATGATCGGCGGCATCCCGGAGACCCAGCGGATGCTGGACTTCTGCGCCGAGCACGGCATCGGCGCCGAGGTCGAGGTGATCTCCGCCTCCCAGGTCAACGAGGCCTACGACCGGGTCAGGGCGAGTGACGTCCGCTACCGCTTCGTGATCGACACCGCGACGCTCTGA
- a CDS encoding TetR/AcrR family transcriptional regulator, with product MSDSENGSKRALRSDAQRNHLRILAAARTELAEHGPAIRLEDVARRAEVGLATLYRRFAGRQELVRAVFDQYFTEEVEPLLHEAAADSDAWRGLTRGLTGSLATVVRNESLLLAVRESGVDMANVVPRFLGPLGEVLRRAQADGTVRPDLVERDLTAFVVMVLAAAGSGAAERATGAAEGWRRYLALLFDGTRAGAGEDLPCAPVDGGC from the coding sequence ATGTCCGATTCGGAGAACGGGTCGAAGCGTGCGCTGCGGTCCGACGCCCAGCGCAACCACCTGCGCATCCTGGCCGCCGCGCGGACGGAGCTCGCCGAGCACGGTCCGGCGATCCGGCTGGAGGACGTCGCGCGCCGCGCGGAGGTGGGGTTGGCCACGCTGTACCGCAGGTTCGCGGGCAGGCAGGAGCTGGTGCGCGCGGTGTTCGACCAGTACTTCACCGAGGAGGTCGAGCCGCTGCTGCACGAGGCCGCCGCCGACTCCGACGCGTGGCGGGGGCTGACCCGCGGGCTGACCGGGAGCCTGGCGACCGTGGTGCGCAACGAGTCGCTGCTGCTGGCAGTGCGGGAATCGGGCGTGGACATGGCGAACGTGGTGCCCCGCTTCCTCGGCCCGCTGGGTGAGGTGTTGCGCCGTGCGCAGGCCGACGGGACCGTGCGGCCGGATCTGGTCGAGCGCGATCTCACGGCGTTCGTGGTGATGGTGCTGGCGGCGGCGGGCAGCGGTGCGGCGGAGCGGGCCACCGGAGCGGCGGAGGGGTGGCGGCGCTACCTCGCGCTGCTGTTCGACGGGACCCGCGCGGGCGCGGGTGAGGACCTGCCGTGCGCCCCGGTGGACGGCGGTTGCTGA
- the htpG gene encoding molecular chaperone HtpG encodes MSTQVETAEFQAEAQKLLQLMVHAIYSNKDTFLRELISNASDAIDKLRLASYQDKDLQVDTDDLHILIEPDQEQRTLTIRDNGIGMSKDEVRDLIGTIAKSGTAELLQELKDTSDGAAAQELIGQFGLGFYSSFMVADKVTLLTRKAGEDTATRWESSGEGTYTIETVDEAPQGTAVTLHLKAEDQEDRLLDYADTRTLTQIVKKHSDFIAWPIRMEVDKPGEDGESTRELDTINSMKALWARPKGEVEQSEYNEFYKHVAHDWNDPLETIHLRAEGTFEYQALLFIPATAPFDLFSRDQKRGAQLYVKRVFIMDDCEELMPEYLRFVKGVVDAQDLSLNVSREILQQDRRIQMVRRRLVKKILTTVQELQSGDAERYKTFWENFGQAVKEGIVGDPDNSELILDISSFESTRDESEKTTLRQYIERMPEDQDAIYYITGNSRSKIENSPHIEAFRDKGLEVLLLSDPIDEMWVESVPEFEGKKFQSITKGEVDLDEDSEQDAQQKEDFAGVLTWMSTALSDDVKEVRLSSRLSSSPACIVGDNHDMTPTLEKMYRAMGQQVPRVKRILEINPTHPLVSGLRSSFDENGEGEDLTETAQLVYGMALLAEGGELRDPAQFTSLLANRLAKTL; translated from the coding sequence ATGAGCACGCAGGTGGAAACAGCCGAATTCCAGGCTGAGGCGCAGAAACTGCTCCAGCTGATGGTGCACGCCATCTACTCGAACAAGGACACGTTCCTGCGGGAGCTCATCTCCAACGCCTCCGACGCCATCGACAAGTTGCGGCTGGCTTCCTACCAGGACAAGGACCTGCAGGTCGACACCGACGACCTGCACATCCTGATCGAACCCGATCAGGAGCAGCGGACGCTGACGATCCGGGACAACGGCATCGGCATGTCCAAGGACGAAGTCCGCGACCTGATCGGCACCATCGCCAAGTCGGGCACCGCGGAACTGCTCCAGGAGCTCAAGGACACCTCCGACGGCGCCGCCGCGCAGGAACTGATCGGCCAGTTCGGGCTCGGCTTCTACTCCAGCTTCATGGTCGCCGACAAGGTCACCCTGCTGACCCGCAAGGCCGGCGAGGACACCGCGACCCGCTGGGAATCCAGCGGCGAGGGCACCTACACGATCGAGACGGTCGACGAGGCCCCGCAGGGCACCGCGGTCACGCTGCACCTCAAGGCGGAGGACCAGGAGGACCGGCTGCTCGACTACGCCGACACCCGGACCCTCACCCAGATCGTCAAGAAGCACTCCGACTTCATCGCGTGGCCGATCCGCATGGAGGTGGACAAGCCCGGCGAGGACGGCGAGTCCACCCGCGAGCTCGACACGATCAACTCGATGAAGGCGCTGTGGGCCCGCCCGAAGGGCGAGGTCGAGCAGTCCGAGTACAACGAGTTCTACAAGCACGTCGCCCACGACTGGAACGACCCGCTGGAGACCATCCACCTGCGGGCCGAAGGCACCTTCGAGTACCAGGCGCTGCTGTTCATCCCCGCCACCGCGCCGTTCGACCTGTTCTCGCGGGACCAGAAGCGCGGCGCCCAGCTCTACGTCAAGCGCGTGTTCATCATGGACGACTGCGAAGAGCTGATGCCGGAGTACCTGCGGTTCGTCAAGGGCGTCGTGGACGCCCAGGACCTGTCGCTCAACGTCTCCCGCGAGATCCTGCAGCAGGACCGCCGCATCCAGATGGTGCGCCGCCGCCTCGTGAAGAAGATCCTCACCACGGTGCAGGAACTGCAGTCCGGCGACGCCGAGCGCTACAAGACGTTCTGGGAGAACTTCGGGCAGGCCGTCAAGGAAGGCATCGTCGGCGACCCCGACAACAGCGAGCTCATCCTGGACATCTCCTCGTTCGAGTCGACCCGCGACGAGAGCGAGAAGACCACGCTGCGCCAGTACATCGAGCGCATGCCTGAGGACCAGGACGCGATCTACTACATCACCGGCAACTCCCGCAGCAAGATCGAGAACTCCCCGCACATCGAGGCGTTCCGGGACAAGGGCCTGGAGGTCCTGCTGCTGAGCGACCCGATCGACGAGATGTGGGTCGAATCGGTGCCGGAGTTCGAGGGCAAGAAGTTCCAGTCCATCACCAAGGGCGAAGTCGACCTCGACGAGGACTCCGAGCAGGACGCCCAGCAGAAGGAGGACTTCGCCGGGGTCCTGACCTGGATGAGCACCGCGCTGTCCGACGACGTCAAGGAAGTGCGGCTGTCGTCGCGGCTGAGCAGCTCCCCCGCCTGCATCGTCGGCGACAACCACGACATGACGCCGACGCTGGAGAAGATGTACCGGGCGATGGGCCAGCAGGTGCCGCGCGTCAAGCGGATTCTGGAGATCAACCCGACGCACCCGCTGGTGAGCGGCCTGCGCAGCTCCTTCGACGAGAACGGCGAAGGCGAAGACCTCACCGAGACCGCGCAGCTCGTCTACGGCATGGCGCTGCTGGCCGAAGGCGGCGAACTCCGCGACCCCGCGCAGTTCACCTCCCTGCTGGCGAACCGCCTGGCGAAGACTTTGTGA
- a CDS encoding flavin-containing monooxygenase, producing the protein MSQTLQTTTATSARDRAQAWLADFEAALTARDANRAAGLFATTSFWRDLVAFTWNLKTVENRDGVADLLRATMDAADAREFRVTEEPAESDGIVEAWFGFETAAGRGEGHLRLTDEGAWTLLTALQELTGFEEPSGHRRPMGAEHGVDPDRRTWREARDAELAELGDSRQPYVLVVGGGQGGIALGARLRQLGVGHLVVDQHERPGDQWRGRYKSLCLHDPVWYDHLPYLDFPRNWPVFAPKDKIADWLEMYTKVMEINYWGSTRCTSATFDDRTQEWTVELDRGGTPITVRPKHLVLATGVSGKPNVPEFPGQDRFRGEQHHSSRHPGPDAYRGRRAVVIGSNNSAFDICAALWEVGAEVTMVQRSSTHISKSDSLRELSLGPLYSEEAVAAGMTTQKADMTFASMPYRIMPRFQKPAVEAMKERDADFYARLAEAGFLHDFGDDDSGLFMKYLRRGSGYYIDVGAAELITDGRVGLAHGQVAELTEDSVVLADGTELPADLVVYATGYGSMNGWAADLIDQDVADKVGKVWGLGSDTTKDPGPWEGEQRNMWKPTRQENLWFHGGNLHQSRHYSLYLALQLKARAEGVPTPVYGIPEVHHTS; encoded by the coding sequence ATGTCCCAGACCCTCCAGACGACGACCGCCACCTCCGCCCGGGACCGCGCGCAGGCGTGGCTGGCGGACTTCGAGGCGGCGCTGACCGCACGCGACGCGAACCGGGCGGCCGGCCTGTTCGCGACCACCTCGTTCTGGCGCGACCTGGTCGCGTTCACCTGGAACCTCAAGACGGTCGAGAACCGCGACGGCGTGGCCGACCTGCTGCGCGCCACGATGGACGCAGCGGACGCCCGCGAGTTCCGGGTGACCGAGGAACCGGCGGAGTCCGACGGGATCGTCGAAGCGTGGTTCGGATTCGAGACCGCCGCCGGGCGCGGCGAAGGGCACCTGCGGCTCACCGACGAGGGTGCGTGGACGCTGCTGACCGCACTGCAGGAGCTGACCGGGTTCGAGGAACCGAGCGGGCACCGCCGCCCCATGGGCGCCGAGCACGGCGTCGACCCGGACCGGCGGACGTGGCGGGAGGCGCGGGACGCCGAACTCGCCGAGCTGGGCGACTCCCGGCAGCCGTACGTGCTGGTGGTCGGCGGCGGCCAAGGCGGCATCGCGCTGGGCGCGCGGCTGCGCCAGCTCGGCGTCGGGCACCTCGTCGTGGACCAGCACGAGCGGCCGGGTGATCAGTGGCGCGGCCGGTACAAGTCGCTGTGCCTGCACGATCCCGTCTGGTACGACCACCTGCCGTACCTGGACTTCCCCCGGAACTGGCCGGTGTTCGCGCCGAAGGACAAGATCGCGGACTGGCTGGAGATGTACACGAAGGTCATGGAGATCAACTACTGGGGCTCGACCCGGTGCACCTCCGCGACCTTCGACGACCGGACGCAGGAGTGGACGGTCGAACTCGACCGGGGAGGCACGCCGATCACGGTGCGGCCGAAGCACCTCGTGCTCGCCACCGGCGTGTCCGGAAAGCCGAACGTGCCGGAATTCCCCGGCCAGGACCGGTTCCGCGGCGAACAGCACCACAGCTCGCGGCACCCCGGCCCCGACGCGTACCGGGGCCGGCGGGCCGTGGTGATCGGCTCGAACAACTCCGCGTTCGACATCTGCGCGGCCCTGTGGGAGGTCGGCGCGGAGGTGACCATGGTGCAGCGGTCCTCCACGCACATCTCGAAGTCGGACTCGCTGCGGGAGCTGTCGCTGGGGCCGCTGTACTCGGAGGAAGCGGTCGCGGCGGGCATGACCACGCAGAAGGCCGACATGACGTTCGCGTCGATGCCGTACCGGATCATGCCGCGGTTCCAGAAGCCCGCCGTGGAAGCCATGAAGGAGCGCGACGCGGACTTCTACGCGCGGCTCGCCGAAGCCGGTTTCCTGCACGACTTCGGCGACGACGACTCCGGCCTGTTCATGAAGTACCTGCGGCGGGGCTCGGGCTACTACATCGACGTCGGGGCGGCCGAGCTCATCACCGACGGGCGGGTGGGCCTCGCGCACGGGCAGGTCGCCGAGCTCACCGAGGACTCCGTGGTGCTGGCCGACGGCACCGAACTGCCCGCGGACCTCGTGGTCTACGCGACGGGCTACGGCTCGATGAACGGGTGGGCCGCGGACCTGATCGACCAGGACGTCGCCGACAAGGTCGGCAAGGTGTGGGGCCTCGGCTCCGACACCACGAAGGATCCGGGGCCCTGGGAGGGCGAGCAGCGCAACATGTGGAAACCGACCAGGCAGGAAAACCTGTGGTTCCACGGCGGCAACCTGCACCAGTCCCGGCACTACTCGCTCTACCTGGCCCTGCAGCTCAAGGCCCGAGCGGAAGGCGTCCCCACCCCCGTCTACGGCATCCCCGAGGTGCACCACACGAGCTGA
- a CDS encoding DUF397 domain-containing protein, whose translation MSTEPRGWRKSSRSAQQTSCVEVGRTVDGAAVRDTKDRAAGYFTTTAGQWAAFVGAVKASRFDG comes from the coding sequence ATGAGCACCGAGCCTCGCGGCTGGCGCAAGTCCAGCAGGTCAGCTCAACAGACCAGTTGCGTCGAGGTCGGCCGGACGGTCGATGGCGCTGCTGTTCGCGACACCAAAGATCGAGCGGCGGGGTACTTCACCACCACGGCCGGCCAGTGGGCGGCGTTCGTCGGTGCGGTGAAGGCCAGCCGGTTCGACGGCTGA